The following are encoded in a window of Balaenoptera ricei isolate mBalRic1 chromosome 1, mBalRic1.hap2, whole genome shotgun sequence genomic DNA:
- the MRTO4 gene encoding mRNA turnover protein 4 homolog isoform X1 — translation MPKSKRDKKVSLTKTAKKGLELKQNLIEELRKCVDTYKYLFVFSVANMRNSKLKDVRSAWKHSRMFFGKNKVMMVALGRSPSDEYKDNLHQVSKKLRGEVGLLFTNRTKEEVNEWFTRYTEVDYARAGNKATCTVSLDPGPLEQFPHSMEPQLRQLGLPTALKKGVVTLLSDHEVCKEGDVLTPEQARVLKLFGYEMAEFKVTIKYVWDAQSGSFQQMGDDLPESAPESEGESEEDDDS, via the exons ATGCCCAAATCCAAGCGCGACAAGAAAG tCTCCCTCACCAAAACCGCCAAGAAAGGCTTGGAACTGAAACAGAACTTGATAGAAGAG CTTCGGAAATGTGTGGACACATACAAGTACCTCTTCGTCTTCTCCGTGGCCAACATGAGGAACAGCAAGCTGAAGGACGTCCGCAGTGCCTGGAAGCACAGCCG GATGTTCTTTGGCAAAAACAAAGTGATGATGGTGGCCCTGGGTCGAAGCCCATCTGACGAGTACAAAGACAATCTGCATCAG GTCAGCAAGAAGTTGAGGGGTGAAGTTGGTCTCCTTTTCACCAATCGCACTAAGGAGGAAGTGAACGA GTGGTTCACGAGATACACGGAAGTAGACTACGCCCGAGCTGGGAACAAAGCCACTTGCACCGTGAGCCTGGACCCGGGGCCCCTGGAGCAGTTCCCGCACTCCATGGAGCCACAGCTCAGGCAGCTGGGCCTGCCCACGGCCCTCAAGAAAG GTGTGGTGACCCTGCTGTCCGACCACGAGGTGTGCAAGGAGGGCGATGTGCTGACCCCGGAGCAGGCCCGCGTCCTG AAGCTTTTCGGGTACGAAATGGCCGAATTCAAGGTGACCATCAAGTACGTGTGGGACGCGCAGTCCGGAAGTTTCCAGCAGATGGGAGATGACTTGCCAGAGAGCGCGCCCGAGTCGGAAGGAGAATCAGAGGAAGACGACGACAGCTGA
- the MRTO4 gene encoding mRNA turnover protein 4 homolog isoform X2, which yields MRNSKLKDVRSAWKHSRMFFGKNKVMMVALGRSPSDEYKDNLHQVSKKLRGEVGLLFTNRTKEEVNEWFTRYTEVDYARAGNKATCTVSLDPGPLEQFPHSMEPQLRQLGLPTALKKGVVTLLSDHEVCKEGDVLTPEQARVLKLFGYEMAEFKVTIKYVWDAQSGSFQQMGDDLPESAPESEGESEEDDDS from the exons ATGAGGAACAGCAAGCTGAAGGACGTCCGCAGTGCCTGGAAGCACAGCCG GATGTTCTTTGGCAAAAACAAAGTGATGATGGTGGCCCTGGGTCGAAGCCCATCTGACGAGTACAAAGACAATCTGCATCAG GTCAGCAAGAAGTTGAGGGGTGAAGTTGGTCTCCTTTTCACCAATCGCACTAAGGAGGAAGTGAACGA GTGGTTCACGAGATACACGGAAGTAGACTACGCCCGAGCTGGGAACAAAGCCACTTGCACCGTGAGCCTGGACCCGGGGCCCCTGGAGCAGTTCCCGCACTCCATGGAGCCACAGCTCAGGCAGCTGGGCCTGCCCACGGCCCTCAAGAAAG GTGTGGTGACCCTGCTGTCCGACCACGAGGTGTGCAAGGAGGGCGATGTGCTGACCCCGGAGCAGGCCCGCGTCCTG AAGCTTTTCGGGTACGAAATGGCCGAATTCAAGGTGACCATCAAGTACGTGTGGGACGCGCAGTCCGGAAGTTTCCAGCAGATGGGAGATGACTTGCCAGAGAGCGCGCCCGAGTCGGAAGGAGAATCAGAGGAAGACGACGACAGCTGA